A portion of the Feifania hominis genome contains these proteins:
- a CDS encoding S1 RNA-binding domain-containing protein has translation MQFEVGAVLEGKVTSITKFGAFVALPEGKTGMVHISEVAPTFVREIRDHLKEGDEVRVKVINIDAQGRINLSIKQLAPPPAPAPRQRQTARPAASSPRPDRFEWSPRRTEGLTFEDMMSRFKQDSDEKISTLKKNADGKRGGGSYRKSGRY, from the coding sequence ATGCAATTTGAAGTTGGGGCGGTGCTGGAGGGCAAGGTCACCAGTATCACGAAGTTCGGCGCCTTTGTCGCGCTGCCGGAGGGCAAGACCGGCATGGTGCACATCTCGGAGGTGGCGCCCACCTTTGTACGGGAAATTCGCGACCATCTCAAAGAGGGCGACGAGGTGCGCGTCAAGGTGATCAACATCGACGCCCAGGGCCGCATCAACCTGTCGATCAAGCAGCTCGCGCCGCCGCCCGCACCCGCGCCGCGCCAGCGGCAGACGGCGAGACCCGCCGCCTCTTCCCCACGCCCCGACCGCTTTGAGTGGTCGCCGCGGCGCACCGAGGGGCTCACCTTTGAGGACATGATGAGCCGCTTCAAGCAGGACAGCGACGAGAAGATCTCGACGCTCAAGAAAAACGCCGACGGCAAGCGCGGCGGCGGAAGCTACCGCAAGTCGGGCAGATATTGA
- a CDS encoding amidohydrolase, giving the protein MLLTNAKLFTGESWIADGFVETEGEKIARVGPMEELAAGQAGALDVGGRIVCPGFVEAHCHLGLWEDGTPERFFDGNEDKSGAVLAELRALDALNPREPSFAAARAAGVTTVVTGPGSANPIGGQLIAVETAGVCVDDMVVREPCALKMALGENPRGGKETQPTVRMTTAALIRGAFCRAREYGERRAAGRADYSLRDETLLRALCGELPVHIHAHRADDIFTALRLAREFGLDCVLIHCTEGHLIARELAEAGARAVVGPGLTFASKPELRNLSFETPGALERAGVLTAITTDHPETPVWALPVCAALAVRAGMDHDAALRAITSNAAKICGIDGRKGSLRPGTDADFCIFSRDPLDIQARPDAVYIRGERVFTTEEASR; this is encoded by the coding sequence ATGTTACTGACCAACGCGAAACTCTTCACCGGCGAGAGCTGGATTGCAGATGGCTTTGTCGAGACCGAGGGGGAAAAGATCGCCCGCGTCGGCCCGATGGAGGAGCTCGCCGCCGGGCAGGCCGGCGCGCTCGACGTGGGCGGACGGATTGTCTGCCCGGGCTTTGTGGAGGCGCACTGCCATCTCGGCCTCTGGGAGGACGGCACCCCCGAGCGCTTTTTTGACGGAAACGAGGACAAGTCCGGCGCGGTGCTCGCCGAGCTGCGCGCGCTCGACGCGCTCAACCCGCGCGAGCCGTCGTTTGCCGCGGCGCGCGCCGCGGGCGTCACCACCGTTGTGACCGGCCCCGGCAGCGCGAACCCCATCGGCGGGCAGCTGATCGCCGTGGAGACGGCGGGCGTGTGCGTCGACGACATGGTGGTGCGCGAGCCCTGCGCGCTGAAGATGGCGCTCGGGGAGAACCCGCGCGGGGGAAAAGAGACACAGCCGACCGTGCGCATGACGACGGCGGCTCTCATCCGCGGGGCGTTCTGCCGGGCGCGCGAGTACGGCGAGCGCCGCGCCGCGGGCCGGGCCGACTACAGCCTGCGCGACGAGACGCTGCTGCGCGCGCTGTGCGGGGAGCTGCCTGTGCACATCCACGCGCACCGCGCCGACGACATCTTCACGGCGCTGCGCCTGGCGCGGGAGTTTGGGCTCGACTGCGTGCTCATCCACTGCACCGAGGGCCACCTGATCGCCCGTGAGCTCGCCGAGGCGGGAGCGCGGGCCGTGGTGGGCCCGGGGCTCACCTTTGCCTCGAAGCCGGAGCTGCGAAATCTCAGCTTCGAGACTCCGGGCGCGCTCGAGCGCGCGGGAGTGCTCACGGCCATCACGACCGACCACCCCGAGACGCCGGTCTGGGCGCTGCCGGTCTGCGCGGCGCTCGCCGTGCGCGCGGGCATGGACCACGACGCGGCGCTTCGCGCTATCACGTCAAACGCCGCGAAGATCTGCGGCATCGACGGGCGCAAGGGCTCGCTGCGCCCCGGCACGGACGCCGACTTTTGCATCTTTTCGCGCGATCCGCTTGACATTCAGGCCCGGCCCGACGCGGTCTACATCCGCGGCGAGAGGGTCTTTACAACCGAGGAGGCTTCCAGATGA
- a CDS encoding fumarate hydratase — protein sequence MREVDVSTITRAVEMMCIEANMVLTDDIVGRIKSSIDEERSPLARSILEAYLENMQAAKDMKIPVCQDTGMAVIFLELGQEVHLVGGSLREAVDRGVSNGYTNGYLRCSVVGDPLRERVNTGDNTPAILHTEIVPGDRVKITVAPKGFGSENMSALRMMTPSATREDVVNFVVEAVERAGSNPCPPVVVGVGIGGDFELSALLAKRAITEPIDRPNPDPYYADMEREILERLNRTGIGPQGFGGVTTALGVNIRTYATHIAGLPVAVNIGCHVTRHRSMEL from the coding sequence ATGAGAGAAGTAGACGTATCCACCATCACAAGGGCCGTGGAGATGATGTGCATCGAGGCGAACATGGTGCTCACCGACGACATCGTCGGGCGCATCAAAAGCTCGATCGACGAGGAGCGCTCGCCGCTCGCGCGCAGCATTCTCGAGGCCTACCTTGAAAATATGCAGGCCGCGAAAGACATGAAGATTCCCGTCTGCCAGGACACGGGCATGGCGGTCATCTTTCTCGAGCTCGGCCAGGAGGTCCACCTCGTGGGCGGCAGCCTGCGCGAGGCGGTCGACCGGGGCGTCTCGAACGGGTATACAAACGGCTATCTGCGCTGCTCGGTGGTGGGCGACCCGCTCCGGGAGAGGGTCAACACCGGCGACAACACGCCGGCGATTCTGCACACCGAGATCGTGCCGGGCGACAGAGTCAAAATCACGGTGGCGCCCAAGGGCTTCGGCAGCGAGAACATGAGCGCGCTGCGCATGATGACGCCCTCCGCCACCCGGGAGGACGTGGTGAACTTCGTCGTCGAGGCGGTGGAGCGCGCGGGCAGCAATCCCTGCCCGCCGGTAGTGGTCGGCGTCGGCATCGGCGGCGACTTCGAGCTGTCGGCGCTGCTGGCAAAGCGCGCGATCACCGAGCCCATCGACCGGCCGAACCCCGACCCCTACTACGCCGACATGGAGCGCGAGATCCTCGAGAGGCTCAACCGCACCGGCATCGGGCCGCAGGGCTTCGGCGGCGTCACGACGGCGCTCGGCGTCAACATCAGAACCTACGCCACCCACATTGCGGGGCTGCCGGTCGCGGTCAACATCGGCTGCCACGTCACACGCCACCGCAGCATGGAGCTGTAG
- the hpf gene encoding ribosome hibernation-promoting factor, HPF/YfiA family: MNITINTKKFTVTDALKTRIEKKLVKLDRYFQADTDAAVKLSTERDLERIEITVFYHGMIFRAQEATGDMFQSLDGAVDSLERQLRKNKTRLEKRLKEGAFVEAYTDTVAEEPIELIRVKEFAVKPMDVEDAILQMNLLGHQFYVFRDLKSEKIRVVYRRNDGGYGLIAPIEDR, encoded by the coding sequence ATGAACATTACCATCAACACAAAAAAATTCACGGTAACGGACGCACTCAAGACGAGAATCGAAAAAAAGCTCGTAAAGCTCGACCGGTATTTCCAGGCGGACACGGATGCGGCGGTCAAGCTCTCGACCGAGAGGGATCTGGAGAGAATTGAGATCACCGTCTTCTACCACGGGATGATCTTCCGTGCGCAGGAGGCGACGGGCGACATGTTCCAGTCTCTCGACGGCGCGGTGGACTCCCTCGAGCGCCAGCTTCGCAAGAACAAGACCCGCCTCGAAAAGCGCCTCAAGGAGGGCGCGTTTGTCGAGGCCTACACCGACACCGTCGCGGAGGAGCCCATTGAGCTCATCCGCGTCAAGGAGTTCGCGGTCAAGCCCATGGACGTGGAGGACGCCATTTTGCAGATGAACCTGCTCGGCCACCAGTTCTATGTGTTCCGCGATCTGAAAAGCGAGAAGATCCGCGTGGTCTACCGCCGAAACGACGGTGGCTACGGCCTGATCGCGCCCATTGAAGACCGCTGA
- the purE gene encoding 5-(carboxyamino)imidazole ribonucleotide mutase, with protein MKRKVAIVMGSDSDLPVMRDAVKTLRQFEVPFEVRVISAHRTPGAAEAFAKGARENGIAVIIAAAGKAAHLGGVLAAYTTLPVIGVPVKSSTMDGLDSLLSMVQMPKGIPVATVAIDGAQNAALLAVQMLALSDETLSEKLESFKINMEREVMEKDRAVMAEVEKL; from the coding sequence ATGAAGAGAAAAGTAGCCATTGTCATGGGCAGCGACAGCGACCTCCCCGTCATGCGGGACGCGGTCAAAACGCTGCGGCAGTTCGAGGTGCCGTTTGAGGTGCGCGTCATCTCGGCCCACCGCACGCCGGGCGCGGCCGAGGCGTTTGCAAAGGGCGCGCGGGAAAACGGCATCGCGGTCATCATTGCGGCCGCCGGCAAGGCCGCGCATCTCGGCGGTGTGCTCGCCGCCTACACGACGCTGCCGGTCATCGGCGTGCCGGTCAAATCCTCCACAATGGACGGGCTCGACTCGCTTCTGTCGATGGTGCAGATGCCAAAGGGCATCCCGGTGGCGACCGTGGCCATAGACGGGGCGCAGAACGCGGCGCTGCTCGCGGTGCAGATGCTGGCGCTGTCGGACGAGACGCTGAGCGAAAAACTCGAGAGTTTTAAAATAAACATGGAGCGCGAGGTCATGGAAAAGGACCGCGCAGTGATGGCGGAGGTAGAAAAGCTATGA
- the purC gene encoding phosphoribosylaminoimidazolesuccinocarboxamide synthase, protein MKKMQQLYEGKAKKVYATDDANLVIVDYKDDATAFNGLKKGTIEGKGVINNKVSNFLMQMLEKHGIPTHFVEQLSDRETLVRHVKIVPLEVIVRNIAAGSLSKRLGIPEGQKLGCTVLEYSYKDDELGDPMINDYHALAMGLATREELDTIAGYALKINQILGDYLKDANIELIDFKLEFGKDADGRIILADEISPDTCRFWDSTTGEKLDKDRFRRDLGNVEDAYQEILKRLLGE, encoded by the coding sequence ATGAAGAAAATGCAGCAGCTCTACGAGGGCAAGGCAAAAAAGGTGTACGCGACGGATGACGCGAATCTCGTCATTGTCGACTACAAGGACGACGCGACCGCTTTCAACGGCCTGAAGAAGGGAACCATTGAGGGCAAGGGCGTCATCAACAACAAGGTCTCAAACTTTCTGATGCAGATGCTCGAAAAGCACGGCATCCCGACCCACTTCGTCGAGCAGCTCTCGGACCGCGAGACGCTCGTTCGGCATGTCAAGATCGTGCCGCTTGAGGTGATTGTGCGAAACATCGCCGCGGGCTCGCTCTCGAAGCGCCTCGGCATTCCCGAGGGACAGAAGCTCGGCTGCACGGTGCTCGAGTACAGCTACAAGGACGATGAGCTCGGCGACCCGATGATCAACGACTACCACGCGCTCGCGATGGGGCTCGCCACCCGCGAGGAGCTCGACACCATCGCCGGGTATGCGCTGAAGATCAACCAGATTCTCGGCGACTACCTCAAGGACGCGAACATCGAGCTGATCGACTTCAAACTCGAATTCGGCAAGGACGCCGACGGCAGGATCATTCTCGCCGATGAGATCTCGCCCGACACCTGCCGCTTCTGGGACAGCACCACCGGCGAAAAGCTCGACAAGGACCGCTTCCGCCGCGACCTCGGCAACGTCGAGGACGCCTACCAGGAAATTCTCAAGAGACTGCTCGGCGAATAA
- the purF gene encoding amidophosphoribosyltransferase, whose protein sequence is MFDKLKEECGVFGIYDVDGHGAARTTYYALFALQHRGQESCGIAVNDNRDIFVQKDIGLVPDVFTEPVLNRLTGHMAIGHCRYSTTGNPTRENAQPLVTKYVKGTLALAHNGNLTNSNKLRRELEHSGAIFQSTNDTEVITYVIAKERLHTKTVEEAIENAMDHLEGAYSLVIMSPQKLIAARDPDGFRPLCMGKLENSYVFASESCAIDAIGATFIRDIDPGEVVVVDEKGPRSLRRHCGKKPSICIFEYVYFARPDSVIEGASVHQARQEAGKYLAIEHPVEADIVVGVPDSGLDAALGYAKQSGIPYGIGFIKNRYIGRTFIQPTQGQRETSVRIKLNPLASAVKGKRVVMVDDSIVRGTTSKRIVNSLREAGAKEIHMRVSSPPFLNPCYFGTDIDSRDKLIANNHSLQEIRRHLGVESLGYLSIENLRKIPVGAKCHFCEGCFTGKYPIDVDEDDQSKNIFE, encoded by the coding sequence ATGTTTGACAAGTTGAAAGAGGAGTGCGGCGTCTTCGGCATCTATGACGTGGACGGCCACGGCGCCGCGAGAACGACCTACTATGCGCTCTTCGCGCTTCAGCACAGAGGGCAGGAGAGCTGCGGCATCGCCGTCAACGACAACCGCGACATCTTCGTGCAGAAGGACATCGGCCTTGTGCCCGACGTCTTCACCGAGCCCGTACTGAACCGGCTGACGGGGCACATGGCGATCGGCCACTGCCGCTATTCAACCACCGGCAATCCCACCCGCGAGAACGCCCAGCCGCTTGTGACCAAGTATGTCAAGGGCACGCTCGCGCTCGCCCACAACGGAAATCTCACCAATTCAAACAAACTGCGCCGTGAGCTCGAGCACAGCGGCGCCATCTTCCAGTCGACCAACGACACGGAGGTCATCACCTACGTCATTGCCAAGGAGCGCCTGCACACAAAGACCGTGGAGGAGGCCATTGAAAACGCGATGGATCATCTCGAGGGGGCCTACTCGCTGGTCATCATGAGCCCCCAGAAGCTCATTGCCGCGCGCGACCCGGACGGCTTCCGCCCGCTGTGCATGGGCAAGCTCGAGAACTCCTATGTCTTCGCCTCCGAGAGCTGCGCCATCGACGCCATCGGCGCGACGTTTATCCGGGACATCGACCCGGGCGAGGTGGTCGTGGTCGACGAAAAGGGGCCGCGCTCGCTGCGGCGCCACTGCGGCAAAAAGCCGTCGATCTGCATCTTTGAATACGTCTACTTCGCGCGGCCCGACTCGGTGATCGAGGGGGCGAGCGTGCACCAGGCCCGCCAGGAGGCCGGCAAGTATCTCGCCATCGAGCACCCGGTCGAGGCCGACATCGTCGTCGGCGTGCCCGACTCGGGGCTTGACGCGGCGCTCGGCTATGCAAAGCAGTCGGGCATCCCCTACGGCATCGGCTTCATCAAGAACCGCTACATCGGGCGCACTTTCATCCAGCCCACCCAGGGCCAGCGCGAGACCTCGGTGCGCATCAAGCTCAACCCGCTGGCGAGCGCCGTCAAGGGCAAGCGCGTGGTCATGGTCGACGACTCGATTGTGCGCGGTACGACCTCCAAGCGCATTGTAAACTCGCTGCGCGAGGCGGGGGCAAAGGAGATCCACATGCGGGTGTCGTCGCCGCCGTTTCTCAACCCCTGCTACTTCGGCACCGACATCGACTCGCGCGACAAGCTCATTGCGAACAACCACTCCCTCCAGGAGATCCGCCGCCACCTCGGCGTGGAGAGCCTCGGATACCTGTCGATCGAGAATCTCAGAAAGATTCCGGTCGGGGCCAAGTGCCACTTCTGCGAGGGGTGCTTCACGGGCAAATACCCCATCGACGTGGACGAGGACGACCAGTCGAAAAACATCTTTGAATGA
- the purM gene encoding phosphoribosylformylglycinamidine cyclo-ligase: MKSFSDSYKAAGVDVTAGYRAVELMKADVKRTAIPGVLTGIGGFGGLFELDLTGYERPVLVSGTDGVGTKLKLAFLMDKHDTVGQDCVAMCVNDIICSGAKPLYFLDYIACGKNLPERIAAIVRGVADGCVAAGCALVGGETAEMPGFYPEDEYDLAGYSTGIVERGAIIDGSRLEAGDALIGLASSGVHSNGFSLVRKVFGIDEKTVGEYVDELGCTLGEALLTPTRIYVKPMLELIGKVEVKAVSHITGGGFYENVPRMLREGLTAHIRKDAYELPAIFSLLQRRGDIPERDMYNTFNMGIGMIAAVPAQQADEAVRVLTACGERACVLGEVKQGPEGVVLW, translated from the coding sequence ATGAAGAGTTTCAGTGACAGCTACAAGGCGGCGGGCGTCGACGTGACCGCGGGCTACCGCGCGGTCGAGCTGATGAAAGCGGACGTCAAACGCACGGCCATCCCCGGTGTGCTCACCGGCATCGGCGGCTTCGGCGGGCTCTTCGAGCTCGACCTTACGGGCTATGAGCGCCCGGTCCTCGTATCGGGTACCGACGGGGTCGGCACCAAGCTCAAGCTCGCCTTTCTCATGGACAAACACGACACCGTCGGGCAGGACTGCGTGGCGATGTGCGTCAACGACATCATCTGCTCGGGCGCAAAGCCGCTCTATTTTCTCGACTACATCGCCTGCGGCAAAAACCTGCCCGAGCGCATCGCCGCGATTGTGCGCGGCGTGGCGGACGGCTGCGTCGCGGCGGGCTGCGCCCTCGTCGGCGGCGAGACCGCCGAGATGCCCGGCTTCTACCCCGAGGACGAGTACGACCTCGCGGGCTACAGCACCGGCATCGTCGAGCGCGGCGCCATCATCGACGGCTCGCGGCTCGAGGCGGGCGACGCGCTGATCGGCCTTGCGTCGTCGGGCGTCCACTCCAACGGCTTCTCGCTGGTGAGAAAGGTCTTCGGCATTGACGAAAAGACGGTCGGCGAGTATGTGGACGAGCTCGGCTGCACGCTCGGCGAGGCGCTTTTGACCCCGACGAGAATCTACGTCAAGCCCATGCTCGAGCTGATCGGAAAGGTCGAGGTCAAAGCGGTTTCCCACATCACCGGCGGCGGCTTCTACGAGAATGTGCCGCGCATGCTGCGCGAGGGGCTCACCGCCCACATCAGAAAGGACGCCTACGAGCTGCCCGCGATCTTTTCGCTCTTACAGCGCCGCGGAGACATTCCCGAGCGCGACATGTACAACACCTTCAACATGGGCATCGGCATGATCGCCGCCGTGCCGGCACAGCAGGCCGACGAGGCGGTGCGGGTGCTCACGGCCTGCGGCGAGCGCGCCTGCGTGCTCGGCGAGGTGAAGCAGGGGCCCGAGGGGGTCGTCCTGTGGTAA
- the purN gene encoding phosphoribosylglycinamide formyltransferase, whose protein sequence is MVKIAVLVSGGGTNLQALIDAERRGEIRGGELALVVSSSAGAYALERAAQAGIEAVTLPRREYAARGDYDRALIALLQSRGIGLVVLAGFLCVLGPEMVAAYRNRILNIHPSLIPAFCGDGFYGLRVHERALAAGVKVTGATVHFVSEITDGGPIVLQQAVAVREDDTAESLQQRVMREAEWKLLPRAVSLFCEGRIAVDGNRTTILQGGNEP, encoded by the coding sequence GTGGTAAAAATCGCCGTTCTGGTCTCGGGCGGCGGCACGAATTTGCAGGCGCTCATCGACGCCGAACGCCGCGGGGAGATCCGGGGCGGAGAGCTTGCGCTCGTCGTGTCGAGCAGCGCCGGGGCATACGCCCTCGAGCGGGCCGCTCAGGCGGGCATTGAGGCCGTGACGCTGCCGCGGCGCGAGTACGCCGCGCGCGGCGACTACGACCGGGCGCTCATCGCGCTTCTGCAGAGCCGGGGCATCGGCCTTGTGGTGCTTGCGGGCTTTCTGTGCGTGCTGGGGCCGGAGATGGTCGCGGCCTATCGAAACAGGATACTCAACATCCACCCGTCGCTGATTCCGGCGTTTTGCGGCGACGGGTTCTACGGTCTGCGCGTGCACGAGCGCGCGCTCGCGGCGGGAGTCAAGGTCACGGGCGCGACGGTGCACTTTGTCAGTGAGATCACCGACGGCGGGCCCATTGTGCTGCAGCAGGCGGTCGCCGTGCGGGAGGACGACACCGCCGAATCGCTCCAGCAGCGCGTGATGCGCGAGGCGGAGTGGAAACTTCTGCCGCGGGCGGTGAGCCTCTTCTGCGAGGGGCGCATCGCGGTGGACGGCAATCGAACAACCATTCTTCAGGGGGGTAATGAACCATGA